One Coffea arabica cultivar ET-39 chromosome 5e, Coffea Arabica ET-39 HiFi, whole genome shotgun sequence DNA segment encodes these proteins:
- the LOC113689934 gene encoding DEAD-box ATP-dependent RNA helicase 53, mitochondrial encodes MTSILVLRKSSVSSSARLALSAVSHLFSSSSSPSPSPIINGDRTRISRDALLHVHNFTTTAAGGGSSGVRPPFSTAIRGFHAGRPLRAAGFAVTADFSDDEKKSAGRLGGSSADADGLEISKLGIANDIVSALARKGITKLFPIQRAVLEPAMQGRDMIGRARTGTGKTLAFGIPILDKIIRFNEKHGRGRNPLAIVLAPTRELARQVDKEFYESAPSLDTLCVYGGTPISSQMSTLDRGVDVVVGTPGRVIDLIKRGALNLSEIQFVVLDEADQMLNVGFAEDVETILENIRQEHQTMMFSATMPGWIMKITRKFLKNPVEIDLVGDSDQKLAEGISLFAIASEMHQKPSILGPLITEHAKGGKCIVFTQTKRDADRLAYSMQRNLRCEALHGDISQNQRERTLSGFRDGRFNVLVATDVAARGLDVPNVDLVIHYELPNSSEIFVHRSGRTGRAGKKGTAILIYSSNQYRDVKTIERDVGSRFTELPRIATEGGSSDMFDDFGRGGDRFGSFGSMGGGRGSSFGRSGSFGNSGSGRFGGYGGSSSGRPGGFSGYGSRGGSGGPNSRQSGNFGGLGSSRPGGFGNQRGSDRTGSFGGSGLNSSRFGDTSSGQGRSGGSDPSGDDMNFDNQKSGRKFF; translated from the exons ATGACTAGCATCCTTGTACTTAGGAAATCCTCCGTTTCTTCCTCAGCCAGACTCGCCCTTTCTGCCGTATCCCAtctcttctcctcctcctcctccccctctccctctccAATAATCAATGGTGATCGGACTCGAATTTCCAGAGATGCCCTCCTTCACGTTCACAACTTTACCACTACCGCAGCGGGTGGTGGTAGTAGCGGAGTACGGCCGCCGTTTTCGACAGCAATAAGGGGGTTTCATGCGGGTCGGCCTTTGAGGGCTGCCGGGTTCGCGGTCACGGCGGATTTCTCTGATGATGAGAAGAAATCGGCCGGTCGTCTTGGGGGTAGTAGTGCTGATGCTGATGGGCTTGAGATTTCGAAGCTTGGGATTGCCAATGACATCGTCTCTGCTCTGGCCAGAAAGGGCATCACTAAACTCTTTCCTATTCAG AGAGCTGTTCTGGAACCAGCAATGCAAGGCCGTGATATGATAGGCCGTGCTAGGACAGGGACCGGGAAGACCCTTGCTTTTGGCATCCCTATTTTGGATAAGATAATCCGTTTCAATGAAAAGCATGG ACGTGGGAGGAATCCTTTGGCAATAGTCCTTGCCCCTACTCGAGAACTTGCTCGCCAGGTGGATAAGGAGTTTTATGAGTCTGCACCTAGCCTGGATACGCTTTGTGTTTATGGTGGTACACCCATTTCCAGCCAAATGAGCACCCTTGATCGCGGTGTTGATGTTGTGGTGGGCACCCCTGGGAGGGTGATTGATTTGATTAAAAGGGGTGCTTTGAATTTATCCGAAATTCAGTTTGTTGTTCTTGATGAGGCTGATCAGATGCTTAACGTGGGATTTGCTGAAGATGTCGAGACAATCTTGGAAAATATTCGGCAAGAGCATCAAACCATGATGTTCTCAGCTACAATGCCGGGTTGGATTATGAAAATAACTCGGAAATTTCTGAAAAATCCAGTGGAAATTGATCTT GTTGGAGACTCTGACCAGAAATTAGCTGAAGGAATTTCTTTGTTTGCAATTGCATCAGAGATGCATCAGAAACCTTCTATTCTTGGACCTCTAATAACA GAGCATGCTAAAGGCGGTAAATGCATCGTTTTTACTCAAACTAAACGTGATGCAGACCGTTTGGCATATTCTATGCAAAGAAACTTAAGATGTGAAGCTTTGCATGGAGATATTTCTCAGAATCAGAGGGAAAGAACTTTGTCCGGGTTCCGAGATGGCCGCTTCAATGTTCTTGTGGCCACTGATGTTGCGGCACGGGGCCTTGATGTGCCTAACGTAGATTTG GTGATTCATTATGAGCTCCCAAATTCTTCAGAGATCTTCGTGCATAGGTCTGGTCGAACAGGACGTGCAGGGAAGAAAGGAACTGCTATTCTCATTTACTCTTCAAACCAGTATAGAGATGTTAAGACTATTGAGCGGGACGTAGGGTCCAGATTCACAGAG CTTCCAAGAATTGCTACTGAGGGTGGGTCATCGGACATGTTTGATGACTTTGGACGTGGTGGTGATCGCTTTGGCTCCTTCGGAAGCATGGGCGGTGGTCGTGGTTCAAGTTTTGGTCGATCTGGGAGCTTTGGTAATTCTGGGAGTGGCCGTTTTGGTGGATATGGTGGGTCCTCCTCTGGTAGACCAGGTGGTTTTAGCGGATATGGTTCACGTGGTGGATCTGGTGGTCCTAATTCCCGTCAGTCAGGCAATTTTGGCGGGCTTGGATCTAGCCGTCCAGGTGGTTTCGGCAATCAGAGAGGTTCAGATCGCACAGGTAGCTTTGGAGGTTCTGGTCTTAATAGCAGCAGATTTGGTGATACAAGTTCTGGTCAGGGTCGTTCAGGAGGGTCTGATCCTTCTGGTGATGACATGAATTTTGATAATCAGAAGTCTgggagaaaatttttctaa